One region of Sulfuriroseicoccus oceanibius genomic DNA includes:
- a CDS encoding vWA domain-containing protein gives MSLMSPEWLLLVPVFLLLGWWRRELGLFRPLRLACWVLLVLAMTRPMTQLGRSPMDLWLLADLSSSTGGVIEAELPELEGLIEDEKKMGGDRLRVVHYAAEAVEIDPVAGDARLDESDRHLTRTSLAVQSAAARAQGDDEGRPARVLVVTDGYSTEPLAGLVPSLQRANIPVDYRIVPPPSAVDVRVERLATPSRVQPGEPFLVEAELAGNMNGPLKLQLLRDGVEVAVRDVRLRNGSAKLQFTDRLRAGRAYLYEAKVVPQEAGDAYAGNNEAQSFVEVDAGGRILMLTKYQPDPAAAALRKLGLEVEEVADGSNLTARHLTGVSVVVINNVPAWEVSGAFLSALPFFVESQGGGLMMAGGRQSFAAGGYAASPIDELLPVSMELRSEHRKLAVALCIVMDRSGSMSAAVAGGTKMDLANSGAANALNHLGGTDAMAVFAVDSSPHTMVKLQPAVQNRDAITKAIRRIRSTGGGIFVYSGLKAGWNEIKRAPHAQKHVILFSDAADSEEPGDYKELLAEMRAEGATVSVIALGNKGDADAAFLEDIAQRGDGRIFFVEDAGALPDVFSQETVAVARAAFVRDPVPTRATGSLREIASGTPDWLDQVDGYNLSYLRPWARQALVSVDEFQAPLVAFGPRGTGRCAAVSMPLGAEYAGATLGWEGYEDFVQTLGRWLVGSDVPRGVALRSRIDGSVMTVDLLYDDALWSERFAKDPPKLSLAMGAESPQTRQVVWERIEPGRYRARVDLVQGEMVRGGISLGDQALAFGPLVASSGAEWRFSPVMLDELRQVAAATGGEERLDLAGVWERPFVKPPRPLMPVLLALVLVLVLADALMTRIGANRVSFGGGRRKKAAAKRAQQANQPTISEVAKMDESTSIPAGVGSRERSGVGSQRSRFERAKKGRR, from the coding sequence ATGAGTTTGATGTCGCCGGAGTGGTTGTTGTTGGTGCCTGTGTTTTTGTTATTGGGCTGGTGGCGGCGTGAGCTGGGGTTGTTTCGTCCGTTGCGGTTGGCGTGTTGGGTGTTGTTGGTGTTGGCGATGACGCGGCCGATGACCCAGCTCGGGCGGTCGCCGATGGATTTGTGGTTGTTGGCTGATTTGTCGTCGTCGACGGGCGGGGTGATTGAGGCGGAGTTGCCGGAGTTGGAGGGGTTGATTGAGGATGAGAAGAAGATGGGGGGCGACCGTCTGCGGGTGGTGCATTATGCGGCCGAGGCGGTGGAGATCGACCCGGTGGCGGGGGATGCGCGGTTGGATGAAAGCGACCGGCATCTGACGCGGACGTCGCTGGCCGTGCAGTCGGCTGCGGCGCGCGCTCAAGGCGACGACGAGGGACGGCCGGCGCGGGTTCTGGTGGTGACGGATGGTTACAGCACCGAGCCGCTGGCCGGGTTGGTGCCGAGTTTACAACGGGCGAACATTCCGGTGGATTATCGGATTGTGCCGCCGCCGAGTGCGGTGGACGTGCGGGTCGAGCGGTTGGCAACGCCGTCGCGGGTGCAGCCTGGCGAGCCGTTTTTGGTGGAGGCCGAGTTGGCGGGGAACATGAATGGTCCGCTGAAGCTGCAGTTGCTGCGCGATGGGGTGGAAGTGGCGGTGCGCGATGTGCGGTTGCGCAATGGATCGGCCAAGTTGCAGTTTACGGATCGGTTGAGGGCCGGGCGGGCTTATCTTTACGAGGCGAAGGTGGTGCCACAGGAGGCGGGGGACGCGTATGCGGGCAACAACGAGGCGCAATCGTTTGTCGAGGTGGATGCGGGCGGGCGCATTCTGATGCTGACCAAATACCAGCCGGATCCGGCGGCGGCCGCGCTGCGCAAGCTGGGGCTCGAGGTGGAGGAAGTGGCTGATGGCTCGAACCTGACGGCTCGCCATTTGACCGGTGTGAGCGTGGTGGTGATCAACAACGTGCCGGCGTGGGAGGTGTCGGGGGCGTTTCTTTCCGCGTTGCCATTCTTCGTCGAGTCGCAGGGTGGTGGTTTGATGATGGCGGGTGGTCGGCAGAGTTTCGCGGCGGGGGGGTATGCGGCGTCGCCGATCGATGAGTTGTTGCCGGTTTCAATGGAGCTGCGCAGCGAGCACCGCAAGCTGGCGGTGGCATTGTGCATTGTGATGGACCGTTCGGGCAGTATGAGTGCGGCGGTGGCTGGTGGGACCAAGATGGATTTGGCCAACAGCGGGGCGGCGAATGCGTTGAACCATCTCGGTGGGACGGATGCGATGGCGGTCTTTGCCGTGGATTCGAGTCCGCATACCATGGTGAAGTTGCAGCCGGCGGTGCAGAACCGAGACGCGATTACGAAAGCGATCCGTCGGATCCGATCGACCGGTGGCGGGATTTTTGTCTACAGCGGGCTGAAGGCGGGGTGGAATGAAATCAAGCGCGCACCGCATGCGCAGAAGCACGTGATTTTGTTCTCCGATGCGGCCGACAGCGAAGAGCCTGGCGACTATAAAGAGCTGCTGGCCGAAATGCGGGCCGAGGGCGCGACGGTGAGTGTGATCGCGCTCGGCAACAAAGGGGACGCGGATGCTGCGTTTTTGGAAGACATCGCGCAGCGTGGCGACGGGCGGATCTTCTTTGTCGAGGATGCCGGGGCGTTGCCTGATGTGTTCTCGCAGGAGACGGTGGCGGTGGCGCGGGCGGCGTTTGTGAGGGACCCGGTGCCGACTCGGGCGACGGGGTCGTTGCGGGAAATTGCGTCGGGCACGCCGGACTGGCTCGACCAGGTGGATGGTTATAATTTGAGCTACTTGCGGCCGTGGGCGCGCCAGGCCTTGGTGTCGGTCGATGAGTTTCAGGCGCCGTTGGTGGCATTTGGTCCGCGTGGGACGGGGCGTTGTGCCGCGGTGTCGATGCCCCTGGGGGCGGAGTATGCGGGAGCGACGTTGGGGTGGGAGGGGTACGAGGACTTTGTCCAGACGCTGGGGCGGTGGCTGGTCGGCAGCGACGTGCCGCGCGGGGTGGCCTTGCGTTCAAGGATCGATGGATCTGTGATGACGGTGGATTTGTTGTACGACGATGCGTTGTGGAGTGAACGTTTTGCCAAAGACCCGCCAAAGCTGTCGCTGGCGATGGGCGCGGAGTCGCCGCAGACGCGTCAGGTGGTGTGGGAGCGGATCGAGCCGGGGCGTTACCGGGCGCGGGTGGATTTGGTGCAGGGCGAGATGGTGCGTGGTGGGATCTCGCTGGGTGACCAGGCGTTGGCGTTTGGCCCGTTGGTGGCGAGTTCTGGTGCGGAGTGGCGTTTTTCTCCGGTGATGCTCGACGAGTTGCGTCAGGTGGCTGCGGCGACCGGCGGCGAGGAACGACTGGATCTCGCGGGTGTGTGGGAGCGGCCGTTTGTCAAACCGCCACGGCCTCTGATGCCGGTGCTGTTGGCATTGGTGTTGGTGCTCGTGCTGGCGGACGCGCTGATGACGCGGATCGGGGCGAATCGAGTGAGCTTTGGCGGCGGGCGCAGGAAGAAGGCGGCGGCGAAGCGCGCTCAGCAGGCGAATCAG